A stretch of Synechococcus sp. WH 8020 DNA encodes these proteins:
- a CDS encoding COX15/CtaA family protein, with translation MTSSTTVPIRWRLAQLAAHLVVALIALVVIGGATRVMEAGLACPDWPLCYGSLLPGRQMNLKVFLEWFHRLDAFVVGIALLVQLGATWFWRKDLPRWLLPLSFLLVLLVVLQGGLGALTVLQLLPSAVVTAHLVLALTLVIVMSALTQRLLHQGSKESAAPRWWPWFGGISLAAVSGQCLLGGRMATSWAAQRCLQEGQSCQWLHWHRSAATPAAICVLLFVATALIAGGWARQQWPLLITATVLVSMQIALGVFTLRLGLSQPAVTVCHQLVACLLVAVLAALTWRRPSAPDSLLTIARDSSTLEPCHG, from the coding sequence TTGACCTCATCGACAACAGTTCCGATTCGTTGGCGTCTGGCCCAGCTCGCTGCTCACCTGGTCGTGGCTCTGATCGCCCTGGTGGTGATTGGAGGGGCAACCCGTGTCATGGAGGCAGGGCTGGCCTGTCCTGATTGGCCCCTTTGTTATGGAAGCCTGCTGCCTGGGCGCCAGATGAATCTCAAGGTGTTCTTGGAGTGGTTCCACCGCCTGGATGCCTTTGTTGTGGGCATTGCACTGCTCGTCCAACTGGGTGCCACCTGGTTCTGGAGGAAGGACTTGCCCCGTTGGTTGCTGCCTCTGTCGTTCCTATTGGTTCTGTTGGTTGTTCTTCAAGGAGGCCTCGGGGCTCTGACCGTGCTGCAACTGCTCCCCTCCGCAGTGGTGACGGCCCATCTCGTCCTGGCTCTCACCCTGGTCATTGTGATGAGCGCACTCACACAAAGGCTGCTTCATCAAGGGTCCAAAGAATCTGCCGCCCCTCGCTGGTGGCCCTGGTTCGGCGGAATCAGCCTTGCAGCCGTGTCAGGCCAATGCCTACTAGGCGGACGGATGGCGACCTCATGGGCGGCCCAACGGTGCTTACAGGAGGGGCAGTCCTGCCAATGGCTTCATTGGCATCGCAGTGCTGCAACCCCAGCAGCCATCTGCGTGTTGCTGTTCGTTGCGACAGCTCTGATCGCCGGCGGCTGGGCTCGTCAGCAATGGCCCCTCCTCATCACAGCCACTGTCCTGGTCTCAATGCAGATCGCTTTGGGTGTTTTCACCTTGCGGCTTGGTCTAAGTCAGCCCGCTGTGACGGTGTGCCATCAACTCGTGGCCTGTCTGCTCGTGGCCGTCCTCGCGGCTCTCACTTGGAGACGCCCGTCCGCACCCGACTCCCTTCTCACGATCGCTCGCGATTCTTCAACCCTGGAGCCCTGTCATGGCTAG
- the groL gene encoding chaperonin GroEL (60 kDa chaperone family; promotes refolding of misfolded polypeptides especially under stressful conditions; forms two stacked rings of heptamers to form a barrel-shaped 14mer; ends can be capped by GroES; misfolded proteins enter the barrel where they are refolded when GroES binds) has product MSKLLSFSNESRESLERGMNALADAVRVTIGPRGRNVVLEKSYGAPDIVNDGDTIAKEIELADPFENIGAKLIQQVASKTKDKAGDGTTTATVLAQAMVEEGLRNTAAGASPIELRRGMEKAVAAVVTSLNQRSQSVSGDAIRQVATVSSGGDEEVGRMVAEAMDRVSFDGVITVEESKSLATELEVTEGMAFDRGYSSPYFVTDGDRQICEFENALLLLTDRKISSVTDLVPVLETVQKSGSPLVILAEEVDGEALATLVVNKNRGVLQVAAVRAPSFGERRKAALADIAVLTGGQVISEDRAMTLDKVTMDDLGRARRITISKDSTTIVASDDSKDAVSARVASIRRELENTDSEYDQEKLNERIAKLAGGVAVIKVGAPTETELKNRKLRIEDALNATRAAVEEGIVAGGGSTLLHIASELDSLTSGLEGDQKTGVEIVQRALSAPLRQIAENAGSNGDVVVDRVRNSGEGFNALTGNFEDLMSAGILDASKVVRLALQDAVSIASLVVTTEVVVADKPEPPAPAGAGGGDPMGGMGGMDPMGGMGGMGMM; this is encoded by the coding sequence ATGTCCAAACTTCTCAGCTTTTCGAACGAATCACGGGAGTCCCTCGAGCGAGGCATGAATGCCCTTGCCGATGCCGTTCGGGTCACGATCGGACCTCGTGGTCGCAATGTGGTGCTCGAGAAGTCCTACGGCGCGCCCGACATCGTCAATGACGGTGACACGATCGCCAAGGAAATTGAACTTGCAGATCCGTTCGAAAACATCGGTGCCAAGTTGATCCAGCAGGTGGCGTCTAAGACCAAGGACAAAGCTGGCGATGGCACCACGACTGCCACCGTGCTTGCCCAGGCGATGGTGGAGGAGGGGCTTCGAAATACGGCTGCAGGTGCTAGCCCGATCGAACTTCGCCGGGGTATGGAAAAAGCTGTGGCTGCTGTGGTCACAAGCCTCAATCAACGCAGTCAGTCCGTGAGCGGCGATGCGATTCGCCAGGTTGCCACGGTCAGTTCAGGCGGCGATGAGGAGGTGGGTCGCATGGTTGCCGAGGCCATGGACAGGGTGAGCTTTGACGGTGTGATCACCGTGGAGGAATCCAAGTCTCTGGCCACTGAGCTTGAAGTCACAGAAGGTATGGCCTTCGATCGCGGTTATAGCTCTCCCTATTTCGTCACCGATGGTGACCGCCAGATTTGCGAATTCGAGAATGCGTTACTGCTTCTCACAGATCGCAAGATCAGCTCCGTCACCGATTTGGTTCCCGTGTTGGAGACGGTTCAGAAATCAGGCTCACCGCTAGTCATTTTGGCGGAAGAAGTCGATGGGGAAGCCCTTGCCACCTTGGTCGTGAACAAGAACCGAGGGGTGCTGCAGGTGGCTGCAGTGCGTGCTCCATCGTTTGGCGAGCGTCGTAAGGCTGCTTTGGCTGACATCGCTGTGCTGACGGGTGGTCAGGTCATCAGTGAAGACAGGGCGATGACCCTCGACAAGGTGACGATGGACGACTTGGGACGGGCACGCCGGATCACGATCAGCAAGGACAGCACCACGATCGTGGCCAGCGATGACAGCAAAGACGCCGTCAGTGCTCGCGTTGCCTCAATTAGGCGCGAGCTCGAGAACACTGATTCGGAGTATGACCAAGAGAAACTCAACGAGCGCATTGCCAAGCTCGCTGGAGGCGTGGCTGTTATCAAGGTTGGCGCCCCAACAGAGACGGAGCTCAAAAACCGGAAGCTACGCATTGAGGATGCCCTTAATGCCACCCGTGCAGCTGTGGAGGAAGGCATTGTTGCTGGAGGTGGATCCACCCTTCTGCACATCGCATCAGAACTCGATTCTCTGACCTCTGGGTTGGAAGGTGATCAAAAGACTGGAGTGGAAATCGTTCAGCGTGCCCTGAGCGCTCCCCTGCGTCAGATCGCTGAAAATGCAGGTTCTAACGGTGATGTGGTGGTGGATCGCGTCCGCAATAGCGGAGAGGGATTCAACGCTCTCACTGGAAACTTTGAAGACCTGATGAGTGCCGGGATTCTGGACGCATCCAAGGTGGTTCGTCTTGCGCTTCAGGATGCGGTCTCGATTGCATCTCTTGTCGTAACCACGGAAGTGGTGGTGGCAGATAAACCTGAACCTCCAGCGCCTGCAGGCGCTGGAGGTGGTGACCCCATGGGCGGCATGGGTGGCATGGACCCCATGGGCGGCATGGGTGGCATGGGAATGATGTAA
- a CDS encoding ABC transporter ATP-binding protein — protein sequence MSLIVLDHLEKSYGTISALRDLSLQVPEGCLYGLLGPNGAGKTTTLRILATLLAPDLGDVRIAGLDALKDQRDVRRLIGYVAQEVAIDKILTGRELLELQGDLYHLKPKQRNQRIDELIEMLGMDPWIDRRCGTYSGGMRRRLDLAAGLLHRPQLLILDEPTVGLDIESRAVIWNVLRDLRDQGTTVLLSTHYLEEVEALADRMAIIDAGTVIAEGTPNELKTRLGGDRVTLRVREFSNEQEAETIRDLLQPLDGVQNIVINRSQGHSLNLVVDGEQVLPRLRLCLEEAGLPVFALAQSRPSLDDVYLQATGRTLMDAELATAGQRDQKQERKQAMR from the coding sequence ATGTCCCTGATCGTGCTCGATCACCTGGAAAAGTCTTACGGGACGATTTCAGCGCTCAGGGATTTGAGCTTGCAAGTCCCTGAAGGGTGTCTTTATGGCCTGCTGGGTCCCAATGGTGCTGGGAAAACGACAACTCTGAGAATTCTTGCCACTCTCTTGGCTCCAGATCTTGGCGATGTCCGCATTGCTGGCCTGGATGCCTTGAAAGACCAACGGGACGTTCGACGCCTCATTGGTTATGTCGCTCAAGAGGTAGCGATTGACAAGATCCTCACAGGTCGAGAGCTCCTTGAACTTCAAGGTGACCTTTATCACTTAAAGCCAAAGCAAAGAAACCAACGGATCGACGAACTGATCGAGATGTTGGGCATGGATCCTTGGATCGACCGTCGATGTGGCACCTATTCAGGAGGAATGCGTCGTCGACTTGATTTAGCAGCAGGTCTCCTACATCGTCCCCAACTCCTCATCCTCGATGAACCCACAGTCGGACTTGACATCGAAAGTCGAGCTGTGATCTGGAACGTGCTTCGTGACTTAAGAGATCAAGGAACAACGGTCTTGCTCAGCACCCATTACCTCGAGGAAGTGGAAGCACTCGCCGATCGAATGGCGATCATTGATGCCGGAACAGTGATTGCTGAGGGCACCCCTAACGAACTCAAGACTCGTCTTGGAGGGGATCGCGTCACCTTGCGTGTGCGTGAATTCAGCAATGAGCAGGAAGCAGAGACGATTCGCGACTTGCTTCAACCCCTTGATGGCGTCCAAAACATTGTGATTAATCGCTCGCAAGGCCACTCCCTCAATCTGGTGGTGGATGGAGAACAGGTCCTCCCTCGCCTTCGCCTGTGTCTGGAAGAAGCAGGACTTCCCGTGTTTGCCCTTGCACAAAGCAGGCCAAGTCTTGACGATGTTTACCTTCAGGCCACAGGCCGCACCCTGATGGATGCCGAGCTGGCCACAGCCGGTCAGCGTGATCAAAAGCAAGAGCGCAAACAAGCCATGCGGTAA
- a CDS encoding ABC transporter permease, with product MTTPHLQIDANEAPSRGAVTELIQETTALTRRLFVQLKRRPSTLIAGVLQPLIWLILFGALFSNAPEGLLPGGMSYGRFLGAGVIVFTAFSGALNAGLPVMFDREFGFLNRLLVAPLRSRSSIVFASVIYITTLSLVQSLAIMLTAALLGYGWPGAGGLLLVLFTLLLLVFAVTALSLGLAFALPGHIELIAVIFVANLPLLFASTALAPLSFMPGWMGWLAALNPLTFAIEPIRAAYAGPLDLSLVLLDAPYGSVTGQTCLLVLTVLTVGLFLLIRPLLNRKLS from the coding sequence ATGACCACTCCCCATCTCCAGATCGATGCCAATGAAGCACCCTCCCGAGGAGCGGTGACGGAGCTCATCCAGGAAACGACAGCTTTAACGCGTCGCCTGTTCGTGCAGCTCAAGCGTCGTCCCTCCACGCTGATTGCCGGTGTTCTGCAGCCCCTGATCTGGTTGATTTTATTTGGAGCTCTTTTCTCCAACGCTCCAGAGGGGCTGTTGCCAGGCGGCATGAGCTACGGGCGATTTCTCGGTGCTGGAGTGATTGTGTTCACAGCATTCAGCGGTGCACTCAATGCGGGACTTCCGGTCATGTTTGACCGCGAATTTGGATTTCTCAACCGACTTCTCGTTGCGCCATTAAGAAGTCGAAGTTCCATTGTCTTCGCTTCAGTGATCTACATCACCACATTGAGCCTCGTGCAGAGTTTGGCGATCATGCTCACAGCGGCATTACTCGGATATGGATGGCCTGGAGCTGGCGGGCTCCTGCTCGTTCTGTTCACCCTGCTGTTGTTGGTATTTGCCGTTACGGCCTTAAGTCTGGGTTTGGCCTTTGCCTTACCTGGTCACATTGAGTTGATTGCGGTGATTTTTGTCGCCAATCTTCCTCTGCTCTTTGCCAGCACCGCATTGGCGCCTCTGAGCTTTATGCCTGGGTGGATGGGCTGGCTAGCGGCCCTAAATCCCCTTACCTTCGCGATAGAACCAATTCGAGCGGCCTATGCAGGCCCTCTCGATCTTTCGCTGGTTCTCTTGGACGCACCCTATGGCTCCGTTACAGGTCAAACCTGCTTGTTGGTCTTGACCGTGCTCACCGTGGGGCTGTTTCTCCTCATCAGACCACTGCTCAATCGCAAACTCTCTTGA
- the ctaD gene encoding cytochrome c oxidase subunit I, with amino-acid sequence MTLTLPQQSKPPSLQPTGWLRYLSFSVDHKVIGLQYLVCGFAFYLIGGALAGAIRTELTSPVADFMPRDVYNQVLTLHGTVMIFLWIVPVVNGAFGNYLIPFYVGARDMAFPRLNAVAFWLIPPAGLLLVASYFITGAAQSGWTAYPPLSLTTPATGQIIWILSVLLLGGSSIFGGINFIATILKLRRPGLKLMQLPMYCWAMLGTSILVVLSTPVLAGTLILLSFDIVAHTGFFNPGMGGNVVVYQHLFWFYSHPAVYIMVLPAFGLVSEILPIHCRKPLFGYTTMVYSIMAIVVLGLVVWAHHMFTSGTPPWMRLFFTIATAFIAVPTGIKFFNWLATLWGGKISLNSAVLFSCGFIVNFVLGGITGVALAQVPFDVHVHDTYFVVAHFHYIVYGGSVFVIFASIYHWFPKVTGRMLDENVGRFHFLLTFIGFNLCFAPQHWLGLNGMPRRVAEYDPQFALVNQISSVGALLMALSTLPFLWNVFASARSGQIAGDNPWRALTPEWLTTSPPPVENWKGEPPLVTHPYGYGIPADQIDLKDASGSDVWSNGR; translated from the coding sequence ATGACACTCACTCTTCCGCAACAAAGTAAACCCCCCTCATTGCAACCCACTGGCTGGCTTCGCTATCTCAGCTTTAGCGTTGATCATAAAGTGATCGGACTTCAATATCTAGTTTGTGGCTTTGCTTTTTACCTTATTGGTGGTGCCCTTGCTGGAGCGATTCGTACAGAACTAACCAGTCCGGTAGCTGATTTCATGCCCCGGGATGTTTACAATCAGGTGCTGACTTTGCACGGCACCGTGATGATCTTTCTTTGGATCGTCCCGGTGGTTAATGGTGCTTTTGGTAATTATCTGATCCCGTTTTATGTCGGAGCCAGGGACATGGCTTTCCCAAGGCTAAATGCTGTTGCTTTCTGGTTGATTCCACCTGCTGGGTTACTGCTTGTTGCCAGTTACTTTATTACTGGTGCGGCGCAGTCAGGTTGGACAGCCTATCCGCCTCTCAGTCTGACGACTCCTGCCACAGGTCAGATCATTTGGATTCTGAGCGTTTTATTGTTAGGTGGAAGCTCAATCTTTGGTGGAATTAACTTTATTGCCACCATTTTGAAATTGCGACGGCCTGGCTTGAAGCTGATGCAACTGCCGATGTATTGCTGGGCCATGCTTGGAACGAGCATTCTTGTCGTTCTGTCGACACCCGTTCTTGCCGGGACTTTGATTCTTCTGAGCTTCGATATTGTTGCTCATACTGGATTCTTTAATCCAGGAATGGGTGGAAATGTCGTTGTTTATCAACACCTCTTCTGGTTTTACTCTCACCCAGCTGTTTACATCATGGTGTTGCCGGCGTTTGGATTGGTGAGTGAAATCCTTCCGATTCATTGCCGGAAGCCTCTTTTTGGGTACACCACAATGGTGTATTCGATCATGGCGATCGTTGTTCTTGGGCTTGTTGTTTGGGCCCATCACATGTTTACAAGCGGCACGCCTCCATGGATGCGCTTATTTTTCACAATTGCAACGGCCTTTATTGCTGTTCCCACAGGTATCAAATTCTTTAATTGGTTAGCCACGTTGTGGGGAGGAAAAATTAGTCTTAATAGTGCTGTTCTCTTCTCCTGTGGTTTTATCGTCAACTTTGTTTTGGGTGGAATTACTGGTGTGGCGCTTGCTCAAGTGCCTTTTGATGTCCATGTTCACGACACCTACTTTGTCGTCGCTCACTTCCATTACATCGTTTATGGAGGTTCGGTTTTTGTGATCTTCGCGTCGATCTATCACTGGTTCCCAAAAGTGACGGGGAGGATGCTTGATGAAAATGTTGGACGTTTTCATTTCTTGTTGACGTTTATTGGATTCAATCTTTGCTTCGCCCCGCAGCATTGGCTTGGCCTCAACGGCATGCCCAGGCGTGTGGCTGAATACGATCCGCAATTTGCGTTGGTGAATCAGATCAGCAGTGTTGGCGCCTTGCTGATGGCCCTGAGCACCTTGCCCTTTCTCTGGAACGTGTTCGCGAGTGCACGCTCAGGCCAGATTGCTGGAGATAACCCTTGGCGGGCCTTGACCCCTGAATGGTTGACCACCTCTCCCCCTCCTGTAGAGAACTGGAAAGGTGAGCCTCCCTTGGTCACTCACCCCTATGGATATGGAATTCCTGCAGACCAGATCGACTTGAAAGATGCCAGTGGCAGCGATGTATGGAGCAACGGCCGATGA
- a CDS encoding N-acetylmannosamine-6-phosphate 2-epimerase, whose amino-acid sequence MPIPSRTQLEGGLIVSVQAPEGSPMRHPDVIAAMAEASLRNGATGVRLESPEHIGAVRNRCPDALIIGLWKRSFPDSSVYITPRWDDIQTVWAAGADVIALDATARQRPEKEDLAELIQRSKEDLGAPLMADVDSIDNGLIAASLGCEWVGTTLYGYTEQTSQQSPPGYSLISPLRDQLPDHVTLICEGGIKSPTSALQALEHGADLVVVGTAITGVDLQVADYLRTLKRQSG is encoded by the coding sequence ATGCCCATTCCATCCCGCACCCAACTTGAGGGTGGCTTGATCGTGTCCGTTCAGGCTCCGGAAGGATCACCCATGCGCCATCCCGATGTGATTGCAGCCATGGCTGAAGCCAGCCTTCGCAACGGAGCGACGGGTGTGCGACTCGAGAGCCCAGAGCACATTGGAGCGGTGCGAAATCGCTGTCCTGACGCCCTGATCATTGGGCTCTGGAAGCGCTCATTTCCTGATAGCTCTGTCTACATCACACCTCGATGGGACGACATCCAAACGGTCTGGGCAGCCGGTGCTGACGTCATCGCCCTCGATGCCACAGCTCGCCAAAGGCCAGAAAAGGAAGACCTTGCAGAACTTATTCAACGGTCTAAGGAGGACCTAGGGGCACCACTCATGGCCGATGTGGACTCAATCGACAACGGACTGATCGCGGCATCACTGGGATGCGAGTGGGTGGGCACCACCCTGTATGGATACACAGAGCAAACATCACAACAATCTCCTCCTGGCTACAGCTTGATCTCTCCCTTAAGGGATCAACTTCCCGACCATGTGACTTTGATTTGTGAGGGTGGCATCAAGTCGCCAACTTCAGCTCTCCAGGCCCTTGAGCACGGCGCCGATCTTGTTGTTGTTGGCACGGCGATTACGGGCGTTGATCTGCAAGTGGCCGATTACCTCAGGACCTTGAAGAGGCAAAGTGGATGA
- a CDS encoding cytochrome c oxidase subunit II, with protein sequence MPIPSAILTLVLGMILVLGGLWIGQNINLLPVDASVNAPIYDELFRVLFSIGTILFVGIVGLVLFSLVRFRRKAGQIGDGIALEGNLPLEIFWTAVPAIVVLFVGLFSYDIYERMGGMVPLAHGGHGDSQATQERVWGGIGTAGAMQASSEMAIAPLPVEVTAMQFAFLFHYPDGDIISGELHVPSGRPISLKMEAKDVIHAFWVPEFRLKQDIIPGQPTLLNFTPTRPGRYPVVCAELCGPYHGGMRSTVVVESADDYDTWFQANRKLPVSEA encoded by the coding sequence GTGCCTATCCCCTCGGCAATTCTCACTCTTGTGCTGGGAATGATCCTTGTGCTGGGTGGATTGTGGATTGGCCAAAACATCAACCTTCTTCCTGTTGATGCCAGCGTCAATGCACCCATTTACGACGAGCTGTTTCGTGTTCTGTTCAGCATCGGAACGATTTTGTTTGTAGGAATCGTTGGGTTGGTGCTGTTCAGCCTTGTGCGCTTCCGCCGCAAAGCTGGACAAATTGGTGATGGGATAGCACTCGAAGGCAATTTGCCCCTTGAGATTTTTTGGACCGCTGTGCCCGCGATTGTTGTGTTGTTTGTGGGTTTATTCAGCTACGACATCTACGAACGTATGGGGGGAATGGTTCCCCTTGCTCATGGGGGGCATGGTGATTCTCAAGCCACTCAAGAGAGGGTTTGGGGAGGTATTGGCACGGCAGGGGCGATGCAAGCCAGTTCTGAAATGGCGATAGCGCCACTTCCAGTTGAGGTTACGGCGATGCAATTTGCATTCCTGTTCCATTACCCCGATGGGGACATTATTTCTGGAGAACTGCATGTGCCATCAGGACGACCTATCTCACTAAAAATGGAGGCTAAAGATGTGATCCACGCATTCTGGGTTCCAGAATTCAGGCTCAAGCAGGACATCATTCCTGGTCAGCCAACATTGCTTAACTTCACTCCCACTCGCCCAGGGCGTTATCCAGTGGTTTGCGCTGAACTGTGTGGGCCTTATCACGGTGGTATGCGCTCCACGGTGGTGGTTGAGTCTGCCGACGATTACGACACCTGGTTCCAAGCCAATCGCAAGCTCCCTGTATCTGAGGCATGA
- a CDS encoding heme o synthase — protein MPPTLTREEVVPSRKRIKLPPWLEVAKPRLIPLLLATTLGGMALTEGWPLSSPRLACTLGGGALAAAAAGVLNCLWEQELDGRMLRTSGRALPSGRLSPSAAFVGAVSCTLAAAALLVSGVNCLAAGLSLLGLCSYVLLYTALLKPRTTQNIVVGGVAGAIPPLVGAAAATGHIGLGGWWLFALVMVWTPAHFWALALLLHDDYRAVGIPMLPVVKGPLVTTRAIRRYGWATILLSFLGTWALPEGGALYGLLILPFNGRLLQMVERLAAEPNNQDRAKGLFRWSILYLFGICLLLVMSRMPGSAQFDLQVRAVLNILAGGFLPAAS, from the coding sequence ATGCCCCCCACCCTCACCAGAGAGGAGGTGGTGCCATCTCGCAAGAGAATCAAACTCCCCCCCTGGCTTGAGGTTGCCAAACCACGGCTGATCCCACTTCTCCTCGCAACCACCTTGGGAGGAATGGCTCTTACCGAAGGCTGGCCACTCTCCTCACCAAGGCTGGCTTGCACCCTTGGCGGTGGTGCTTTAGCAGCAGCGGCAGCAGGAGTTCTCAACTGTTTGTGGGAGCAGGAGCTGGATGGACGCATGCTGCGAACAAGCGGTCGAGCCCTTCCCTCAGGACGGTTGTCACCATCCGCGGCTTTTGTTGGCGCGGTGTCCTGCACGCTGGCTGCAGCAGCTCTTCTGGTCAGTGGGGTGAATTGCCTTGCAGCTGGACTGTCTCTCCTAGGACTCTGTAGTTATGTGCTGCTTTACACCGCGCTGCTTAAGCCCCGCACCACACAAAACATTGTGGTTGGCGGCGTTGCTGGCGCCATCCCACCCCTGGTTGGAGCAGCTGCAGCAACAGGCCATATAGGCCTGGGTGGATGGTGGCTGTTCGCACTTGTGATGGTGTGGACTCCAGCCCATTTCTGGGCACTAGCCCTGCTTTTGCATGACGACTATCGGGCCGTTGGGATTCCAATGCTTCCAGTCGTCAAGGGACCTTTGGTGACCACGAGGGCGATCAGACGCTACGGATGGGCAACCATCTTGCTGAGCTTTTTAGGGACCTGGGCCCTACCGGAAGGTGGCGCCTTATACGGGCTGTTGATCCTTCCCTTCAACGGTCGCCTTTTGCAGATGGTGGAACGTCTGGCTGCTGAACCCAACAATCAAGATCGAGCCAAGGGATTATTCCGATGGTCGATTCTCTATCTGTTTGGAATCTGTCTCTTGCTTGTCATGAGCCGAATGCCTGGTTCTGCTCAATTTGATCTGCAAGTGAGGGCAGTCCTCAACATCCTCGCGGGCGGCTTTCTTCCTGCCGCTTCCTAG
- the fabG gene encoding 3-oxoacyl-[acyl-carrier-protein] reductase, with the protein MSSSASLDGQTALVTGASRGIGRAVALALAGEGAEVVVNYASSPDAAEQVVAEIQAQGGSAYAVKADVGDEASVEALIKTVLKRSERIDVLVNNAGITRDGLLMRMKTEDWQAVINLNLTGVFLCTRAVARPMLKQRSGRIINITSVVGLMGNAGQANYAAAKAGVVGLTRSSAKEMASRGITVNAVAPGFIATDMTKDLEADGILAAIPLGRFGTPDQVAGTVRFLAADPSAAYITGQVLQVDGGMVMS; encoded by the coding sequence ATGAGTTCATCCGCTTCTCTTGACGGTCAAACAGCCCTTGTGACCGGTGCAAGTCGTGGCATCGGTCGTGCAGTGGCCTTGGCTTTGGCAGGTGAGGGCGCAGAAGTGGTGGTGAATTACGCCAGTTCTCCCGATGCTGCTGAGCAGGTGGTTGCTGAAATTCAGGCCCAGGGTGGCTCCGCTTATGCCGTCAAGGCCGACGTGGGCGATGAGGCTTCGGTTGAAGCCTTGATCAAAACGGTGTTGAAGCGCAGTGAACGCATTGACGTCCTGGTGAATAACGCGGGAATCACTCGGGATGGCTTGCTGATGAGGATGAAAACCGAGGATTGGCAGGCGGTGATCAATCTCAATCTCACCGGAGTCTTCCTCTGTACGAGGGCTGTGGCGCGCCCAATGTTGAAGCAACGGAGTGGTCGGATTATCAACATCACCTCCGTGGTTGGGCTGATGGGCAACGCCGGGCAAGCCAATTACGCAGCAGCCAAAGCCGGTGTGGTGGGCCTAACGCGAAGTAGCGCCAAGGAGATGGCAAGCCGTGGAATCACGGTGAATGCCGTGGCACCTGGTTTTATTGCTACGGATATGACGAAAGACCTGGAAGCAGACGGCATCCTTGCGGCCATTCCACTGGGACGGTTTGGGACGCCCGATCAGGTGGCTGGAACCGTGAGATTTTTGGCTGCCGACCCATCCGCCGCATACATCACGGGGCAGGTGCTCCAGGTGGATGGTGGGATGGTGATGAGTTGA
- a CDS encoding cytochrome c oxidase subunit 3 — translation MTSLSPQDQAVEIQDHHEESHPDHRMFGLATFLVADAMTFAGFFAAYLTFKAVNPLLPDAVYELELPLPTLNTILLLVSSATFHRAGVNLRRSEMQRCRRWLLLTASLGLAFLVSQMVEYFTLPFGLTDNLYASTFYALTGFHGLHVTLGALMILIVWWQCRTPQGRVTADNHFPLEAAELYWHFVDGIWVVLFVILYLI, via the coding sequence ATGACCTCCCTATCCCCTCAAGACCAAGCGGTTGAAATCCAGGATCATCACGAAGAAAGCCATCCCGACCATCGCATGTTTGGCCTGGCAACCTTTTTGGTGGCTGATGCGATGACATTTGCAGGCTTTTTCGCGGCCTATCTCACGTTTAAGGCTGTTAACCCTCTCCTGCCTGATGCTGTATACGAGTTGGAGCTTCCGCTTCCAACGCTGAACACCATTCTTTTGCTTGTCAGTAGTGCCACCTTCCATCGTGCTGGTGTCAATCTGCGCCGAAGTGAGATGCAACGCTGCAGGCGCTGGTTACTGCTCACGGCAAGTCTGGGCTTGGCCTTTTTGGTGAGTCAGATGGTGGAGTATTTCACCTTGCCATTTGGGTTGACTGACAATCTTTATGCCAGCACTTTCTATGCTCTGACTGGCTTCCACGGTCTACATGTGACCCTGGGTGCCCTGATGATTCTGATTGTGTGGTGGCAGTGTCGTACCCCTCAAGGGCGAGTCACGGCAGACAACCACTTCCCCCTTGAAGCGGCAGAGCTCTATTGGCACTTCGTTGATGGCATCTGGGTGGTCTTATTTGTGATTCTCTATCTCATCTGA